In Artemia franciscana chromosome 8, ASM3288406v1, whole genome shotgun sequence, a genomic segment contains:
- the LOC136030678 gene encoding zinc finger protein 32-like, producing the protein MAVALLVTVVIVTASNSGFLDSPYVKYDMFTKNFRWKGSLVQHFRIHTSEKPYKCDLCMGNFCLKDNLFEQLRINTSEKPYKYNICANNFRSKGSLVQHLRIHTIDKQRKCDICTKNFHLKSSIDQYLRVHISKMPNKCEICTKNFRSKDSLFYI; encoded by the coding sequence ATGGCAGTAGCATTGCTAGTAACAGTGGTCATAGTAACAGCTAGTAACAGTGGATTCTTAGATTCACCGTATGTCAAGTATGACATGTTCACTAAGAATTTTCGTTGGAAAGGTAGTCTCGTTCAGCACTTTAGAATCCACACCAGTGAAAAGCCATACAAGTGTGACTTATGCAtgggtaatttttgtttgaaagatAATCTTTTTGAACAATTGAGAATCAATACCAGTGAAAAGCCATACAAGTATAACATATGCGCAAATAACTTTCGTTCGAAAGGTAGTCTTGTCCAACACTTAAGAATCCACACCATTGATAAGCAACGCAAGTGTGACATATGCACGAAGAATTTTCACTTGAAAAGTAGTATCGACCAGTACTTGAGAGTCCACATCAGTAAAATGCCAAACAAGTGTGAAATATGTACAAAGAATTTTCGTTCGAAAGATTCTCTTTTCTACATTTGA